The DNA window TTCGCCGTCAACACATCCGGGATACTGTCGCCATTAATGTCTCCAGTTGCGATCGCGGTTGGATTGTTGCCCACTGTAAAATCCCGACTGTCCGCGTAGGGTCTTGCCACAAACGTCCCAGCCCCCTGATTCACCAACAATCCGTTATTCGGAGCGGCTCCCTCCGTTGGAATCAACAAATCCAGCTTGCCAGGTTGACTCGGATCTTCAGCCTGAGTCGTGAAATCACCCAGCAGTAAGCGATCGGTTGCTCCGGTAAGCTGATAGAACTGAGCCGCCCCAAGTGTGCTGTTCCCCTGTCCGAATGACACTGCTACGTTATTTGCACCGGGGGTCAGGGTGTTGATCAGGTCTAGCTTGCCATCCCCGTTCACATCCTTGAGAAACACAGAAGTGATCAAATTACCTGTGGGGGCACTAAGAGAATGTTTGTAAAAGAGCGTTAAGCTGTTTTTTGTTTCCACCTTCTGCGATTATTTTCTAATCGCCGCAGCATCAACCGAATCATTGCGATATAGACCATCCCTTCATGATTTTCTGGCAACCGTTCATAATCTCGTGTCAATGCATGTCCATCAGGCGGGTAACGGTACAATCACTTCTGCTGCCCCCCGTTTTCAGCCAGCGATCGTGGCACGGGCAACCTTTTCTGCACTAGCAGAGAGTAGAGGCAGGGAATCACCAATGCTGAACCAGGCAAATTCCTTGCGCTGTTGTCCTTTGACAATAGCGTGATCGACAACACCGGAGTGAATGAAACCAGGACATACAGTTGTAACGGCAATTCCATCTTTTGCCAGTTCGGTTCGCATCCCTTCAGATAACCCCACCAGCGCAAATTTGCTGGCACAGTAAGCAACCATATGGGGGGGAAGGAGTTTTGCCCCCGATCGAAGAGATATTCACAATTCGCCCTGCCTGACGCGACTGCATCTCTGGTAAGACCGCACAGGTGGTGCAGAGGGGTGCCCAAAAATGCAACTTCATTAAGTCGTCGTAGTCCTACATGGTTAAGCTTTTCAGGGGACCAACAATATCTGTACCCGCATTGTTAATGAGAATTTCGATCGCCCCAAAGTGATCTTTAACTCCGACCAAGGGAAGGCGATCTCTGAGTTGGTCTCAAGCGACACAACACTGTCGGGCAGAAAGGAAGTATCTTGAGTCAGTATTTTTTTGCCTAGAGCAATTTGCCTCAGGCAGTCTAGATTCATTCTCAAGCCAGATGCCAGGTAGGGTTTGAACCGATATCTTTAAATCATCTTAACCCGCATTAGATTGATAACACTAACACTACTTTCAAAAAAACTATGCAACTTCAAATTGAGTGCAATCTTGCTCCGTCTGAAACCCAGCGATGCCTGACCTGTAATCACTCATTCAGGATGACTGAAGCAAAAGTCATTGTTTGTAGTGACCAGGGGAAGTATTACGGCGAAGTTTGTCCAAATTGTTTAAGGGCAGGATTCCATTGGATTAGCGATCGCGTTGATCAACTGAACCAACCCAAGAAAGTCGAAATTGTCCCCCGCTCTCGCAATCAGAAGATAGCTGTTGTTGCTTAACAGTCTGAAGATTGAGAACTTGCGGTGAAACCTTGAGATAACTATTTTGCCTCGCAATGAAAGATCTTGCATAGGTAGGGTGCTGTCAGCGGCAGCGTAACGCACCAATCACTTGACCGATAACCTGGCAGAACGTGCGTTACGGCATTGCCTAACACACGCTACGTAACTTGATGGATATTGACAAATCTGTATGTGGCAGAACGTGCGTTACGGCATTGCCTAACACACGCTACGCAACTACGTAACTATTTTTATGGATAGGGTGCTGTTAGCGGCAGCGTAACGCACCAATCACTTGACCGATAACCTGGCAGAACGTGCGTTACGGCGTTGCCTAACACACGCTACGCAACTTGATGGGCATTGATAAATTTGTATGACCAAAGGCTGCCGAGTTAATAATTTACCTCTAATAATTTGCCTCTAGATGAGCCGCCTAAACGGTTCTGAGAGAGCGGATTTTGAACAGTTTGGCTACCTCCTTAAAGGAGGATAGGGAAAGCGAAGGGCTTTAGGGCATTGCCCAGCTCGTCCGCTTCTAGGGGATTATGCCGTTGGAAAGACGCAATCACTAACCTGTCTTTTTAAGATCATAAACGTGCAAGGTACACCATTTGCATCTGGCCCCTGCTTAGCCTGGTTGAGCCATATAGCAGGAAGGCGTGGAGTCGTTCTACAGGAATATAGCCAGTGATAAATAGTTCATTAACTCGTCCTCTAGCTGTTGTGACGGGTGCTTCCAATGGGATGGGTTACGAGCTTGCCAAACAATTTGCCCAAAATGGTTTTGATCTGCTGGTAACAGCAACCGGAGCCAGTATTGATGAAGCAGCTCAAGCATTTAATCAACTTGGTGCAAATGTTGATACTGTTCAGGCTGATCTGACTACCTACGAGGGGGTTGAAACGCTGTACAGCAACATTCAGGCACCCGGACGCCCTGTAGACGCGATCGCGATTAATGCAGGCATAGGGGTAGGGGGTGAGTTTGCCCACGAAACTGATTTACAGATACTAACTTTTTCCACCGTGCCAAAATGGACGATACCAGAGCAGGGGCAGGGAAAAAAGATGATCCAGCCGATGTCGCCAAACAGGGATTTGAAGCATTGATGGCAGGAAAGGACGCGATAATTGCAGGTTCACCCCTGACAAAGCTTCAGGGTAATGCCAGTAAGGTTTTACCTGATATGGTCAAAGCTGAACAGCATCGCCAGTTGACAGAACCAGGATCAGCCCATCAGTAACCATGTTGCTTACTCTCCAGGAATATAACTGAACGGGGCAGGTGTTGACTGCCCCTTAATCGTTGTAGAGGTGGGGTAAGCCGCAACCGTACCCACTCAACCAAACTGCTACTTTAGGAAGAAAGATGACAAAAGCCAGAGTAAATTCAGAAATGTTATATCGAGAACTCGGTAGCACTGGAGAGAAGGTTTCTGCAATTGGATTGGGAGGATGGCATCTCAGCTTGAAGCATGTGGATGAGCAAATGGCAATCCGGATTGTGCGCTCCGCGATCGATCGGGGCATTACCTTTATGGACAACTGCTGGGATTACAACAATGGCGTCAGCGAGAGCCGTATGGGGAAAGCGCTCCGCGATGGCTATCGAGATCAGGTCTTTCTCATGACCAAAATTGACGGTCGCTCTAGGGAAGCGGCTGCCAAACAGATTGATGAATCCCTCCAACGGTTGCAAGTCGATTGCGTTGACCTGGTGCAATATCACGAAATACTGCGATTTGAAGACCCCCATCGCATTTTTGATCAAGAAGGTGCCCATGCTGCTTGTCTGGAGGCACAGAAAGCTGGCAAGCTCCGCTATATTGGCTTCACCGGACACAAAGATCCCTACATCCATCTGCATATGTTGGAAGTGGCAGATCAGTCTGGTTTCAAATTTGATACGGTTCAGATGCCGCTGAATGTAATGGATGCCCATTACCGCAGCTTTGCGAAGTTGGTTGTGCCAGAACTGGTTAAACGCAACATTGGCATTCTCGGCATGAAATCTATGGCAAATGGTATTCTGCTGAATTCGAATACCGTCACCCCGATCGAGTGCCTCCACTATGCACTGAATTTACCAACCTCCGTTGTGATTACGGGTATGGATAGCATGGAAATTCTGGAACAAGCCTTTGAAGCCGTGCGAACATTTCATCCCATGACAGAAGATCAGGTGCAAACCTTACTCAGTAAGACGGCAGAAGCCGGGGCAAGGGGTGAGTTTGAACCCTTTAAAACCTCATCTATTTTCGATGGCACTGCTCAACATCCAGATTGGCTGGGGCAGGAACCTCAGCGCTTACAGCAATTAATGTCCGCCGCAGGTTAAAGCAGGGATGAATCAAACCGGGTTCTGAAGACGATGATGCCCTGGCAAATAGAGGTTGATTGGGGCAAGGAGAGGCTGGCAAACGGAGGCAGCACGCTTCCCCAAACGCGGGTTGGGCGATTGGGCAATCCCCCCCTTTAGTCTACCGTGTACACACAAATCGAGCCTAGACTAAGGTAGCTCCTCAAAACTCTCATTGATTATGGATAACC is part of the Kovacikia minuta CCNUW1 genome and encodes:
- a CDS encoding aldo/keto reductase; its protein translation is MTKARVNSEMLYRELGSTGEKVSAIGLGGWHLSLKHVDEQMAIRIVRSAIDRGITFMDNCWDYNNGVSESRMGKALRDGYRDQVFLMTKIDGRSREAAAKQIDESLQRLQVDCVDLVQYHEILRFEDPHRIFDQEGAHAACLEAQKAGKLRYIGFTGHKDPYIHLHMLEVADQSGFKFDTVQMPLNVMDAHYRSFAKLVVPELVKRNIGILGMKSMANGILLNSNTVTPIECLHYALNLPTSVVITGMDSMEILEQAFEAVRTFHPMTEDQVQTLLSKTAEAGARGEFEPFKTSSIFDGTAQHPDWLGQEPQRLQQLMSAAG
- a CDS encoding SDR family NAD(P)-dependent oxidoreductase, giving the protein MVAYCASKFALVGLSEGMRTELAKDGIAVTTVCPGFIHSGVVDHAIVKGQQRKEFAWFSIGDSLPLLSASAEKVARATIAG
- a CDS encoding SDR family NAD(P)-dependent oxidoreductase, with translation MKLHFWAPLCTTCAVLPEMQSRQAGRIVNISSIGGKTPSPPYGCLLCQQICAGGVI